From a region of the Hemibagrus wyckioides isolate EC202008001 linkage group LG14, SWU_Hwy_1.0, whole genome shotgun sequence genome:
- the plex9.2 gene encoding three prime repair exonuclease 4, with the protein MAVSFGDTHSPNLVFFDLETTGLGPSCDIVQLAAVSGHHTLNLFMVPRCRMEPGASRITGFRVRRHRLFLHHRPVLTNSLKEALVSFITFLRMFGRPLLVGHNIRRFDCLVLARVLDEFGLKAAFQAGILGFLDSLPLTRQMLKDSGVHSFKQENLVKTLLGVSYAAHDALGDVQALQKLYWALRPTASQIQQHTFSLDSLCSKRSKDTITRVIIKSEKNGEIPLLQSSNSEDLLVKWLN; encoded by the coding sequence GCCCCTCGTGTGACATTGTTCAGCTAGCGGCAGTGAGCGGTCATCACACATTAAACCTCTTCATGGTTCCTCGATGCCGGATGGAGCCTGGGGCATCTAGAATTACCGGCTTCAGAGTTCGCCGCCATCGACTCTTTCTTCACCACAGGCCAGTGCTCACCAACTCGCTGAAGGAAGCCCTGGTGTCCTTTATAACCTTCCTTCGTATGTTCGGACGCCCGCTGCTGGTAGGTCACAACATTCGCAGGTTTGATTGCCTTGTCCTGGCCAGAGTTTTGGATGAGTTTGGCCTAAAAGCAGCCTTCCAGGCTGGAATCCTGGGCTTCCTGGACAGTCTCCCCTTAACCCGGCAGATGCTCAAGGACAGTGGTGTCCACAGCTTTAAACAGGAGAACTTGGTAAAGACTTTGCTTGGGGTTTCCTATGCAGCTCATGATGCCTTGGGTGATGTCCAGGCCCTACAGAAGCTTTACTGGGCTCTCAGACCCACAGCCAGTCAGATTCAGCAGCACACTTTCAGCCTGGACTCACTGTGTAGTAAACGCTCGAAAGACACAATAACTCGTGTGATCATTAAATCAGAGAAAAATGGTGAAATCCCACTACTACAGTCCTCAAATTCAGAGGATCTTTTGGTGAAATGGCTCAACTGA